One window of the Candidatus Microbacterium colombiense genome contains the following:
- the rpmC gene encoding 50S ribosomal protein L29 has protein sequence MAIGTKELAPTELDTFEDQRLVEELRKAKEELFNLRFQSATGQLESHGRIRAVKRDIARLYTVIRERELGIRATPAPVEVPAKKASKSKAKKADAADDAVKEEAE, from the coding sequence ATGGCGATCGGCACCAAGGAGCTCGCTCCTACAGAGCTCGACACGTTCGAAGACCAGCGCCTCGTCGAGGAGCTGCGTAAGGCCAAGGAGGAGCTGTTCAACCTCCGTTTCCAGTCGGCCACCGGCCAGCTGGAGAGCCACGGCCGCATCCGCGCCGTCAAGCGCGACATCGCGCGTCTCTACACCGTGATCCGCGAACGCGAGCTGGGCATCCGTGCGACGCCCGCTCCGGTCGAGGTTCCGGCGAAGAAGGCGTCCAAGTCGAAGGCGAAGAAGGCGGATGCCGCCGACGACGCCGTGAAGGAAGAGGCTGAGTGA
- the rplV gene encoding 50S ribosomal protein L22, which translates to MVESIARVKHIRVTPQKARRVVALIKGKQALEALAILKFAAQSASEPIYKLVASAMANAQVKADRDGEFFDEQDLYVANAYVDEGTTLKRFQPRAQGRAFQIKKRTSHITVVLSTPEAAPAAAGDSNKKASK; encoded by the coding sequence ATGGTCGAATCGATCGCACGCGTGAAGCACATTCGCGTGACCCCGCAGAAGGCTCGTCGTGTCGTCGCGCTCATCAAGGGCAAGCAGGCTCTCGAGGCCCTCGCCATCCTGAAGTTCGCAGCGCAGAGCGCCAGCGAGCCGATCTACAAGCTTGTCGCGTCGGCCATGGCCAACGCACAGGTGAAGGCGGATCGCGACGGAGAGTTCTTCGACGAGCAGGACCTGTACGTGGCGAACGCCTACGTCGACGAGGGCACGACGCTCAAGCGTTTCCAGCCCCGTGCACAGGGTCGCGCTTTCCAGATCAAGAAGCGCACGAGCCACATCACGGTCGTGCTCTCGACGCCTGAGGCAGCCCCGGCCGCCGCGGGCGACAGCAACAAGAAGGCGAGCAAGTAA
- the secY gene encoding preprotein translocase subunit SecY, translated as MFSAIARIFRTPDLRRKIGFTLAIVAIYRLGSNVPAPFVNFPNVEECLAQNSGADGLLGLVNLFSGGALLQLSIFALGVMPYITATIITQLLRVVIPHFEALHKEGQAGQARLTQYTRYLTIALALLQSTTLVTVARSGQLFGASDLAACNNLLTNDVWWAQLLIIMAMTAGTGLIMWFAELVTERGIGNGMSLLIFTSISATFPGAMWMIWESKGFETFLLVLLVGIIVMGLVVFVEQSQRRIPVQYAKRMVGRRTYGGTNTYIPIKVNMAGVIPVIFASSLLYIPALIAQFNTPQDGSTPAAWVTWISTYFTTGNHPIYMAAYFLLIIGFTYFYVAITFNPVEVADNMKKYGGFIPGIRAGRPTAEYLDYVLTRITLPGSIYLGLIALIPLIALATVGANQNFPFGGASILIIVGVGLETVKQIDAQLQQRHYEGLLR; from the coding sequence TTGTTTAGCGCCATCGCGCGGATCTTCCGCACGCCCGACCTGCGTCGGAAGATCGGTTTCACTCTGGCGATCGTCGCCATCTACCGGCTGGGCTCCAACGTCCCTGCTCCGTTCGTGAATTTCCCGAACGTCGAGGAGTGCCTCGCCCAGAACTCCGGCGCGGACGGCCTGCTCGGGTTGGTCAACCTCTTCTCCGGCGGTGCGCTCCTGCAGCTGTCGATCTTCGCCCTCGGCGTCATGCCGTACATCACGGCGACGATCATCACGCAGCTGCTCCGCGTCGTCATCCCGCACTTCGAGGCGCTGCACAAGGAAGGTCAGGCCGGCCAGGCCCGCCTGACCCAGTACACGCGTTACCTCACGATCGCGCTGGCCCTCCTGCAGTCCACGACCCTCGTTACCGTCGCACGCAGCGGACAGCTCTTCGGTGCGTCCGACCTGGCCGCCTGCAACAACCTGCTGACCAACGACGTGTGGTGGGCACAGCTGCTCATCATCATGGCGATGACGGCCGGTACCGGACTCATCATGTGGTTCGCCGAGCTCGTCACCGAGCGCGGCATCGGCAACGGAATGTCGCTCCTCATCTTCACGTCGATCTCCGCCACCTTCCCCGGTGCCATGTGGATGATCTGGGAGAGCAAGGGCTTCGAGACCTTCCTCCTGGTACTCCTCGTGGGAATCATCGTGATGGGCCTCGTCGTGTTCGTCGAGCAGTCCCAGCGGCGCATCCCTGTGCAGTACGCCAAGCGCATGGTCGGTCGCCGCACCTACGGCGGGACGAACACGTACATCCCGATCAAGGTGAACATGGCGGGTGTGATCCCCGTGATCTTCGCGTCGTCGCTGCTGTACATCCCTGCGCTGATCGCGCAGTTCAACACCCCGCAGGACGGCTCCACGCCGGCCGCCTGGGTCACCTGGATCAGCACGTACTTCACCACGGGCAACCACCCGATCTACATGGCGGCGTACTTCCTGCTGATCATCGGCTTCACCTACTTCTACGTGGCCATCACGTTCAACCCGGTCGAGGTCGCCGACAACATGAAGAAGTACGGCGGGTTCATCCCGGGCATCCGTGCCGGGCGCCCCACCGCCGAGTACCTCGACTACGTGCTCACCCGCATCACGCTCCCCGGTTCCATCTACCTGGGTCTCATCGCGCTGATCCCGCTCATCGCCCTCGCCACGGTCGGCGCCAACCAGAACTTCCCGTTCGGTGGCGCGTCGATCCTCATCATCGTGGGTGTCGGTCTCGAGACGGTCAAGCAGATCGACGCGCAGCTGCAGCAGCGCCACTACGAAGGGCTTCTTCGATGA
- the rplR gene encoding 50S ribosomal protein L18: MALKSKSDARARRHARLRKKVVGTEVRPRLVVNRSARHVFVQLVDDSKGHTVASASTLETDLRSLEGDKTAKARKVGELLAERAKAAGVSEAVFDRGGNRYAGRVAAIADGAREGGLAL, translated from the coding sequence ATGGCTCTCAAGTCAAAGTCTGACGCCCGCGCGCGTCGTCACGCCCGCCTTCGCAAGAAGGTCGTCGGCACCGAGGTGCGCCCGCGCCTCGTCGTCAACCGTTCGGCTCGCCACGTCTTCGTGCAGCTCGTCGACGACAGCAAGGGTCACACCGTGGCGTCGGCATCGACGCTCGAGACCGACCTGCGTTCGCTCGAGGGTGACAAGACCGCCAAGGCCCGCAAGGTCGGCGAGCTTCTCGCCGAGCGCGCGAAGGCTGCCGGCGTTTCCGAGGCAGTGTTCGACCGTGGTGGCAACCGCTACGCCGGCCGTGTCGCAGCCATCGCCGATGGCGCCCGTGAAGGGGGGCTGGCACTGTGA
- the rplE gene encoding 50S ribosomal protein L5, with amino-acid sequence MAATDAAEAVKVQPRLKAKYNSEIKKALQEEFGYANVMQTPGLVKVVVNTGVGEAARDSKVIDGAIDDLTKITGQKPLVTKARKSIAQFKLREGQAIGAHVTLRGDRAWEFLDRLVSLALPRIRDFRGLSGKQFDGNGNYTFGLQEQSVFHEIDQDKIDRVRGFDITVVTTAKTDDEGRALLRHLGFPFRSEDAQA; translated from the coding sequence ATGGCAGCTACTGACGCTGCGGAGGCTGTCAAGGTGCAGCCCCGCCTGAAGGCGAAGTACAACTCCGAGATCAAGAAGGCTCTGCAGGAGGAGTTCGGTTACGCGAACGTCATGCAGACCCCCGGACTGGTCAAGGTCGTCGTGAACACCGGTGTCGGCGAGGCAGCTCGCGACAGCAAGGTGATCGACGGCGCGATCGACGATCTCACCAAGATCACCGGTCAGAAGCCGCTCGTCACGAAGGCTCGCAAGTCGATCGCGCAGTTCAAGCTGCGCGAGGGACAGGCCATCGGCGCGCACGTGACCCTTCGTGGTGACCGCGCGTGGGAGTTCCTGGACCGCCTCGTCTCGCTCGCACTGCCCCGTATCCGCGACTTCCGCGGTCTCTCGGGCAAGCAGTTCGACGGGAACGGCAACTACACCTTCGGTCTCCAGGAGCAGAGCGTGTTCCACGAGATCGATCAGGACAAGATCGACCGGGTTCGCGGTTTCGACATCACTGTCGTCACCACCGCGAAGACGGATGACGAGGGTCGGGCACTGCTCCGTCACCTCGGCTTCCCGTTCCGCTCGGAAGACGCACAGGCGTGA
- a CDS encoding adenylate kinase — MTASARLLIVGPQGSGKGTQGVRIAESYGIPVVSTGDIFRANIKEGTPLGQQVTAILDKGDLVPDELTSEIVRDRLSQDDAANGFLLDGYPRNTAQVGHLEAFLAERGESLDAVILLDVPREESLSRLTLRATEQGRSDDTPEAIGHRLDIYERETAPIIEVYGAKGIVDRIDGVGSLEEITDRVFAALTARGLRLAA; from the coding sequence ATGACAGCATCCGCACGGCTCCTGATCGTCGGCCCGCAGGGCTCCGGCAAGGGCACGCAGGGTGTGCGCATCGCCGAGTCGTACGGCATTCCCGTGGTCTCCACGGGAGACATCTTCCGCGCGAACATCAAGGAGGGGACGCCGCTCGGCCAGCAGGTCACGGCGATCCTCGACAAGGGCGACCTCGTGCCGGACGAGCTGACGAGCGAGATCGTGCGCGATCGACTGTCGCAGGATGACGCCGCGAACGGCTTCCTCCTCGACGGGTACCCGCGCAACACCGCACAGGTCGGCCACCTCGAGGCTTTCCTGGCCGAGCGTGGCGAGTCGCTCGACGCCGTCATCCTGCTCGACGTGCCCCGTGAGGAGAGTCTCTCGAGGCTCACCCTCCGTGCCACGGAGCAGGGACGGTCGGATGACACCCCCGAGGCCATCGGGCACCGTCTCGACATCTACGAGCGCGAGACGGCTCCGATCATCGAGGTCTACGGCGCCAAGGGCATCGTCGACCGCATCGACGGTGTCGGCTCCCTCGAAGAGATCACCGATCGCGTGTTCGCCGCCCTGACCGCTCGCGGTCTGCGGCTCGCGGCCTGA
- the rplP gene encoding 50S ribosomal protein L16, producing the protein MLIPRKVKFRKQHHPGRSGQATGGTKVSFGDYGIQALTPAYVTNRQIESARIAVTRHIKRGGKVWINIYPDRPLTKKPAETRMGSGKGSPEWWVANVKPGRVLFEVGGVSEELAREALTRAIHKLPLKARIIKREEGDA; encoded by the coding sequence ATGCTCATCCCTCGTAAGGTCAAGTTCCGCAAGCAGCACCACCCGGGTCGCTCGGGTCAGGCTACCGGCGGCACGAAGGTCTCCTTCGGTGACTACGGCATCCAGGCCCTGACGCCTGCCTACGTGACGAACCGTCAGATCGAGTCCGCTCGTATCGCGGTCACGCGTCACATCAAGCGTGGCGGCAAGGTGTGGATCAACATCTACCCGGACCGCCCGCTCACGAAGAAGCCTGCGGAAACCCGCATGGGTTCCGGTAAGGGTTCGCCCGAGTGGTGGGTCGCCAACGTCAAGCCGGGTCGCGTCCTCTTCGAGGTCGGCGGCGTGAGCGAGGAACTCGCCCGCGAAGCACTGACCCGAGCAATTCACAAGCTGCCGTTGAAGGCACGCATCATCAAGCGCGAGGAGGGCGACGCGTAA
- the rpsQ gene encoding 30S ribosomal protein S17, with protein sequence MATKKEAAVEAEHAAHDVRDADARGYRKSRRGYVVSDKMDKTIVVEVEDRVKHPLYGKVIRRTSKVKAHDEANTAGIGDLVLINETRPLSATKRWRLVEILEKAK encoded by the coding sequence ATGGCCACCAAGAAGGAAGCCGCCGTCGAGGCTGAGCACGCTGCTCACGATGTGCGCGATGCGGATGCCCGTGGGTACCGCAAGTCGCGTCGTGGCTACGTCGTCAGCGACAAGATGGACAAGACCATCGTGGTCGAGGTCGAGGACCGCGTGAAGCACCCGCTTTACGGCAAGGTCATCCGCCGCACCTCGAAGGTCAAGGCGCACGATGAGGCGAACACCGCCGGCATCGGCGACCTGGTCCTGATCAACGAGACCCGCCCGCTCAGCGCCACGAAGCGCTGGCGCCTGGTGGAGATTCTGGAGAAGGCCAAGTGA
- the rpsH gene encoding 30S ribosomal protein S8 — protein sequence MTMTDPVADLLTRLRNANSAHHDSVTLPSSKLKTHIADILQREGYIAGWETSDARVGKNLTLTLKYGPNRERSIAGIKRVSKPGLRVYAKSTELPTVLGGLGVAILSTSSGLLTDRQAEQKGVGGEVIAYVW from the coding sequence ATGACAATGACAGACCCGGTCGCAGATCTGCTGACCCGTCTGCGTAACGCGAACTCGGCGCACCACGACTCCGTGACCCTGCCGTCGAGCAAGCTCAAGACGCACATCGCCGACATCCTCCAGCGTGAGGGTTACATCGCCGGTTGGGAGACTTCTGACGCTCGCGTCGGCAAGAACCTCACGCTGACGCTGAAGTACGGCCCGAACCGTGAGCGCTCCATCGCAGGCATCAAGCGTGTCTCGAAGCCCGGCCTCCGCGTCTACGCGAAGTCCACCGAGCTCCCCACGGTCCTCGGCGGCCTCGGCGTGGCCATCCTGTCCACCTCCTCCGGTCTTCTCACCGACCGTCAGGCAGAGCAGAAGGGCGTGGGCGGAGAAGTCATCGCCTACGTGTGGTAA
- the rpsE gene encoding 30S ribosomal protein S5, whose product MTETAAAAPETAAVVSETAAGTTQAEPAREGRRGGGGGRDRNQGGGRDRNSRDRGDNQFLERVVTINRVSKVVKGGRRFSFTALVVVGDGNGLVGVGYGKAREVPLAISKGVEEAKRNFFRVPRVGVTIPHPVQGEAAAGVVLLRPASGGTGVIAGGPVRAVLECAGIHDVLSKSLGSSNTINIVHATVAALKQLEEPRAVAARRGLEFDQVAPARLVRAEADAIAAQKVGA is encoded by the coding sequence GTGACCGAAACGGCTGCTGCCGCTCCCGAGACGGCTGCTGTCGTCTCTGAGACGGCCGCCGGTACGACCCAGGCCGAGCCTGCTCGCGAAGGCCGCCGCGGTGGCGGTGGCGGTCGCGATCGCAACCAGGGTGGCGGCCGTGACCGCAACTCGCGTGACCGTGGGGACAACCAGTTCCTCGAGCGCGTCGTGACCATCAACCGCGTCTCCAAGGTCGTCAAGGGTGGTCGTCGCTTCAGCTTCACCGCTCTCGTGGTCGTCGGTGACGGCAACGGTCTGGTCGGTGTCGGCTACGGCAAGGCCCGCGAGGTCCCTCTGGCGATCTCGAAGGGTGTCGAAGAGGCCAAGCGCAACTTCTTCCGCGTTCCGCGCGTCGGCGTCACCATCCCGCACCCCGTGCAGGGTGAGGCCGCTGCCGGCGTCGTGCTGCTGCGTCCCGCATCGGGCGGTACCGGTGTTATCGCCGGTGGTCCGGTTCGCGCCGTGCTCGAGTGCGCCGGTATCCACGACGTGCTGTCGAAGTCGCTCGGCTCGTCGAACACGATCAACATCGTGCACGCGACCGTCGCTGCCCTGAAGCAGCTCGAGGAGCCCCGTGCGGTCGCCGCACGTCGTGGCCTCGAGTTCGACCAGGTGGCACCGGCGCGTCTCGTTCGTGCGGAGGCTGACGCCATCGCCGCACAGAAGGTAGGTGCCTGA
- the rplF gene encoding 50S ribosomal protein L6, which produces MSRIGRLPIDVPAGVTISVDGREVAVKGPKGELTLTLANPIEVSVEENQVLVSRPDDERESRSLHGLTRTLINNNIIGVTQGYTKGLEVVGTGYRVAQKGSSVEFALGFSHPVLIDPPAGITFTVEGTNKLTVSGIDKQAVGEAAANIRKIRKPEPYKGKGVRYAGEVVRRKAGKSGK; this is translated from the coding sequence ATGTCGCGTATTGGACGACTTCCCATCGACGTGCCTGCGGGCGTCACCATTTCGGTTGACGGCCGTGAGGTCGCGGTGAAGGGCCCCAAGGGTGAGCTCACGCTCACGCTGGCCAACCCCATCGAGGTCTCGGTCGAGGAGAACCAGGTTCTGGTCTCCCGTCCGGACGACGAGCGCGAGTCCCGGTCGCTTCACGGCCTGACCCGCACGCTCATCAACAACAACATCATCGGCGTGACCCAGGGCTACACCAAGGGTCTCGAGGTCGTCGGAACCGGTTACCGCGTGGCTCAGAAGGGCAGCTCGGTCGAGTTCGCCCTGGGCTTCTCGCACCCGGTCCTGATCGATCCTCCCGCCGGGATCACGTTCACGGTCGAGGGCACGAACAAGCTCACCGTCAGCGGGATCGACAAGCAGGCTGTCGGCGAGGCAGCTGCAAACATCCGCAAGATCCGCAAGCCCGAGCCGTACAAGGGCAAGGGTGTTCGCTACGCCGGCGAGGTCGTGCGTCGCAAGGCCGGAAAGAGTGGTAAGTAA
- the rpmD gene encoding 50S ribosomal protein L30, translating into MASRLKVTQIKSKVSEKQNQRDTLRSLGLKRIGDSTVRPDDAQNRGYVKTVAHLVKVEEID; encoded by the coding sequence ATGGCTTCGCGCCTCAAGGTCACGCAGATCAAGTCCAAGGTGAGCGAGAAGCAGAACCAGCGTGACACGCTGCGCAGCCTCGGTCTCAAGCGAATCGGCGACAGCACCGTTCGCCCCGACGACGCGCAGAACCGCGGGTACGTCAAGACCGTCGCACACCTCGTCAAGGTTGAGGAGATTGACTAA
- the rplO gene encoding 50S ribosomal protein L15: MAEKNEAVEAEKAPKKAAAPKAAAEKKPAAKKAPAKAAASDAKAEAPAKKPAAKKAAPKKDAPASRPGVLKVHHLRPVPGANTAKTRVGRGEGSKGKTAGRGTKGTKARNTVRVGFEGGQMPLHMRTPKLRGFKNPFRVEYQVVNLEKLAELYPKGGDVTIGDLVAKGAVRKNEKVKVLGNGDIAVKLTVSVDKVSGSAEQKIVAAGGSVK; this comes from the coding sequence ATGGCTGAGAAGAACGAAGCCGTCGAGGCCGAGAAGGCCCCGAAGAAGGCAGCGGCTCCCAAGGCTGCCGCCGAGAAGAAGCCCGCAGCGAAGAAGGCGCCGGCCAAGGCCGCCGCGTCCGACGCCAAGGCTGAGGCTCCCGCCAAGAAGCCCGCCGCCAAGAAGGCTGCGCCGAAGAAGGATGCTCCGGCATCCCGCCCCGGCGTGCTGAAGGTGCACCACCTGCGTCCGGTTCCCGGCGCCAACACCGCGAAGACCCGTGTCGGTCGCGGTGAGGGCTCCAAGGGTAAGACCGCTGGTCGTGGAACCAAGGGCACCAAGGCGCGCAACACCGTTCGCGTCGGCTTCGAGGGTGGGCAGATGCCTCTGCACATGCGCACCCCGAAGCTGCGCGGGTTCAAGAACCCGTTCCGCGTGGAGTACCAGGTCGTGAACCTGGAGAAGCTCGCGGAGCTGTACCCGAAGGGTGGCGATGTCACCATCGGCGACCTGGTCGCCAAGGGTGCCGTTCGCAAGAACGAGAAGGTCAAGGTTCTCGGAAACGGCGACATCGCCGTGAAGCTCACCGTTTCGGTCGACAAGGTCTCGGGTTCTGCCGAGCAGAAGATCGTTGCTGCGGGCGGATCCGTCAAGTAA
- the rpsC gene encoding 30S ribosomal protein S3 produces MGQKVNPYGFRLGITTDHVSRWFSDSTKKGQRYADYVAEDIKIRRLLQTQLDRAGVSNIEIERTRDRVRVDIHTARPGIVIGRRGAEAERIRGDLEKLSGKQIQLNILEVKNPEADAQLVAQGIAEQLSARVAFRRAMRKGLQGAQRAGAKGIRIQVSGRLGGAEMSRSEFYREGRVPLHTLRANIDYGFYEAKTTFGRIGVKVWIYKGDLTAKELAREQANAPKSRRDDRGGDRRRAPRNEAPVAEGASA; encoded by the coding sequence ATGGGACAGAAGGTAAACCCGTACGGCTTCCGCCTCGGAATCACCACCGACCACGTGTCGCGCTGGTTCTCGGACTCGACGAAGAAGGGTCAGCGTTACGCCGACTACGTCGCCGAGGACATCAAGATCCGTCGCCTGCTGCAGACGCAGCTGGACCGAGCCGGTGTCTCGAACATCGAGATCGAGCGCACCCGCGACCGTGTCCGCGTCGACATCCACACCGCCCGTCCGGGCATCGTGATCGGTCGTCGTGGTGCTGAGGCCGAGCGTATCCGTGGCGACCTCGAGAAGCTCTCGGGCAAGCAGATCCAGCTGAACATCCTCGAGGTCAAGAACCCCGAGGCTGACGCTCAGCTCGTCGCACAGGGCATCGCCGAGCAGCTCTCTGCTCGCGTGGCGTTCCGTCGTGCGATGCGCAAGGGTCTCCAGGGCGCGCAGCGCGCTGGTGCCAAGGGCATCCGCATCCAGGTCTCCGGCCGCCTCGGCGGCGCCGAGATGAGCCGCTCGGAGTTCTACCGCGAAGGCCGTGTGCCGCTGCACACGCTCCGCGCGAACATCGACTACGGCTTCTACGAGGCCAAGACGACCTTCGGCCGCATCGGTGTGAAGGTCTGGATCTACAAGGGTGACCTGACGGCCAAGGAGCTCGCTCGCGAGCAGGCCAACGCACCCAAGTCCCGTCGTGACGACCGTGGTGGCGACCGCCGCCGCGCGCCGCGCAACGAGGCACCTGTCGCAGAAGGAGCGTCGGCATAA
- the rplN gene encoding 50S ribosomal protein L14 has product MIQQESRLKVADNTGAKELLTIRVLGGSKRRYAGLGDTIVATVKDAIPGGNVKKGDVVKAVIVRTKKEVRRPDGSYIKFDENAAVILKNDGEPRGTRIFGPVGRELRDKKFMKIVSLAPEVI; this is encoded by the coding sequence GTGATTCAGCAGGAATCCCGACTCAAGGTTGCCGACAACACCGGCGCCAAGGAGCTGCTCACCATCCGCGTGCTCGGTGGCTCGAAGCGTCGTTACGCCGGCCTCGGTGACACCATCGTCGCAACCGTCAAGGACGCGATCCCCGGTGGCAACGTCAAGAAGGGTGATGTCGTCAAGGCGGTCATCGTCCGCACCAAGAAGGAGGTCCGTCGTCCGGACGGCTCCTACATCAAGTTCGACGAGAACGCCGCCGTCATCCTGAAGAACGACGGGGAGCCCCGCGGCACCCGTATCTTCGGACCGGTCGGTCGTGAGCTTCGTGACAAGAAGTTCATGAAGATCGTCTCGCTGGCGCCGGAGGTCATCTAA
- a CDS encoding thioredoxin domain-containing protein, which translates to MAAAKSNTNWFAIGVSAAVVVVLVVLGGLVVFLNNQATAPGVTPTGATINKETGAITVGNGDDEIGTYIDFMCPICGQFEDAYGEQLQTAAANDEITLSIHPIAILDHLSQNTEYSSRAASAMYCVAENDPDATVPFMNLLFENQPAENSTGLDDAQLADFASQAGSEKAADCIADGTYKKFVADMTKLTPLDPDTGRMGTPTVTINGDRISNADIQTEFAKILG; encoded by the coding sequence ATGGCAGCGGCGAAGAGCAACACCAACTGGTTCGCGATCGGGGTCTCGGCCGCGGTCGTGGTGGTTCTCGTGGTTCTAGGCGGGCTCGTCGTGTTCCTGAACAACCAGGCCACTGCTCCCGGCGTCACCCCGACCGGTGCCACCATCAACAAAGAGACCGGTGCGATCACGGTCGGCAACGGCGATGATGAGATCGGAACATACATCGATTTCATGTGCCCGATCTGCGGCCAGTTCGAGGACGCCTACGGTGAGCAGCTGCAGACCGCTGCAGCAAACGATGAGATCACCCTGAGCATCCACCCGATCGCGATCCTCGATCACCTGTCGCAGAACACCGAGTACTCCTCGCGCGCCGCGAGTGCGATGTACTGTGTCGCCGAAAACGACCCCGATGCGACCGTTCCCTTCATGAACCTCTTGTTCGAGAACCAGCCGGCCGAGAACTCGACCGGTCTGGATGACGCACAGCTCGCCGACTTCGCCTCGCAGGCGGGTTCCGAGAAGGCGGCGGACTGTATCGCCGACGGCACCTACAAGAAGTTCGTCGCCGACATGACGAAGCTGACGCCCCTGGACCCGGATACCGGTCGTATGGGAACCCCCACGGTCACGATCAACGGAGACCGCATCTCCAACGCCGATATCCAGACGGAGTTCGCCAAGATCCTCGGCTGA
- the rplX gene encoding 50S ribosomal protein L24 — translation MAKIKKGDLVQVITGATQERGGDRGKQGKVLEILAEKNRVIVEGVNYVTKHTRVGQTQRGTKTGGLETVEASIHISNVAVVDPSTKKPTKVGHRVEEQVKDGVKRNVRVRFAKKSGKDL, via the coding sequence ATGGCGAAGATCAAGAAGGGTGACCTGGTTCAGGTCATCACCGGAGCCACGCAGGAGCGTGGCGGAGACCGCGGTAAGCAGGGCAAGGTCCTCGAGATCCTGGCCGAGAAGAACCGCGTCATCGTCGAGGGCGTGAACTACGTCACCAAGCACACCCGCGTCGGACAGACGCAGCGTGGCACCAAGACGGGCGGCCTCGAGACTGTCGAGGCCTCCATCCACATTTCGAACGTCGCCGTCGTCGACCCTTCGACCAAGAAGCCGACCAAGGTCGGCCACCGGGTCGAGGAGCAGGTCAAGGACGGCGTGAAGCGCAACGTCCGCGTGCGTTTCGCGAAGAAGTCAGGTAAGGACCTCTGA
- the map gene encoding type I methionyl aminopeptidase, with translation MFRRSIYKTPAQLRAMVEPGLITAAALDAVRPLIRAGVTTLALDEAANRTILERGAESNFQLVRGYSHTICVSVNDQVVHGIPGDRVLQPGDIVSVDCGAQFEGWNGDSAVTFVVPDPERDELVARREELSRVTEGSMWAGIAAMASVSHIGEIGAAIQAYIEAQGTSVVSGETYGILREYVGHGIGRKMHEAPSVFNYRTPDPGPEVKPGLVLAIEPMVTAGGEATYVEDDEWTVTTVDGSDGSHWEHSVARHDGGIWVLTAADGGVEGLAPFGVVPVPLA, from the coding sequence ATGTTCCGCCGCTCGATCTACAAGACCCCGGCTCAACTGCGAGCCATGGTCGAGCCCGGCCTCATCACGGCGGCGGCATTGGATGCCGTGCGCCCACTGATCCGTGCCGGTGTGACCACGCTGGCGCTCGATGAGGCTGCGAACCGCACGATCCTCGAGCGTGGCGCCGAGTCGAACTTCCAACTCGTTCGCGGCTACAGCCACACGATCTGCGTATCGGTGAATGATCAGGTGGTTCACGGCATCCCCGGCGATCGGGTGCTGCAGCCCGGTGACATCGTGTCCGTCGACTGCGGCGCGCAGTTCGAGGGATGGAACGGCGACAGCGCCGTGACCTTCGTGGTGCCGGATCCGGAGCGCGACGAGCTCGTCGCCCGCCGTGAGGAGCTCTCCCGAGTGACCGAGGGATCCATGTGGGCCGGCATCGCGGCCATGGCGTCGGTCTCGCACATCGGTGAGATCGGTGCGGCGATCCAGGCGTACATCGAGGCCCAGGGGACGTCGGTCGTGTCGGGGGAGACCTACGGCATCCTCCGGGAGTACGTGGGGCACGGCATCGGCCGCAAGATGCACGAGGCGCCGAGCGTGTTCAACTACCGCACGCCCGACCCCGGCCCGGAGGTCAAGCCCGGTCTGGTGCTCGCGATCGAGCCCATGGTCACGGCCGGTGGTGAAGCGACCTATGTCGAGGACGACGAGTGGACCGTCACGACGGTCGACGGCTCCGACGGATCGCACTGGGAGCACAGCGTGGCCCGGCACGACGGCGGCATCTGGGTGCTGACCGCGGCGGATGGCGGTGTAGAGGGGCTCGCTCCGTTCGGCGTCGTGCCCGTCCCACTCGCCTGA
- the rpsS gene encoding 30S ribosomal protein S19 produces MPRSLKKGPFVDDHLLRKVIVQNEAGTKNVIKTWSRRSMIIPAMLGHTIAVHDGRKHIPVFVSETMVGHKLGEFAPTRTFRGHEKDDKKGRRR; encoded by the coding sequence ATGCCTCGCAGTCTTAAGAAGGGCCCCTTCGTCGATGACCACCTGCTTCGCAAGGTGATTGTCCAGAACGAAGCCGGCACCAAGAACGTCATCAAGACCTGGTCCCGCCGGTCCATGATCATCCCGGCCATGCTGGGTCACACGATCGCGGTCCACGACGGTCGCAAGCACATCCCCGTGTTTGTGTCCGAGACCATGGTCGGCCACAAGTTGGGCGAGTTCGCGCCCACCCGCACCTTCCGCGGCCACGAGAAGGACGACAAGAAGGGGCGGCGCCGCTAA